A genomic segment from Nematostella vectensis chromosome 6, jaNemVect1.1, whole genome shotgun sequence encodes:
- the LOC5521579 gene encoding putative glutathione-specific gamma-glutamylcyclotransferase 2 produces the protein MTGDNFVLEEGQDLWIFGYGSLVWKVDFPYKKKVAGYIKGYVRKFYQGSCDHRGVPGKPGRVATLLPDSKSTVWGISYQVDAQDVPSVLRYLDIREKDGYTAGFTTFHPSGNLEEQFQVMLYVATQENEFYLGPAPLPEIAYQIAHSKGTSGKNSEYLLNLAAVIEKITEHDHQCDNHLFELEKLVKKELSKQREGRDALL, from the exons ATGACTGGCGACAATTTTGTTCTTGAAGAAGGCCAAGATCTTTGGATCTTCGGCTATGGTTCTCTGGTTTGGAAGGTCGATTTTCCTTACAAGAAGAAAGTCGCCGGCTACATCAAGGGATATGTGCGAAAATTTTATCAAGGCAGCTGTGACCACCGTGGAGTTCCAGGAAAG CCAGGGAGAGTGGCAACGCTACTGCCAGATTCCAAG AGCACAGTTTGGGGTATTTCCTATCAAGTTGATGCTCAAGATGTACCAAGTGTTCTGAGGTACCTTGATATCAGAGAAAAGGATGGATACACTGCTGGTTTTACAACGTTCCATCCAAGTGGTAATTTAGAAGAGCAATTTCAGGTGATGCTTTATGTTGCTACTCAAGAAAATGAGTTTTATCTTGGTCCAGCACCCTTGCCTGAGATAGCTTATCAAATAGCTCACTCTAAAGGTACAAGTGGCAAAAACTCTGAGTACCTCTTAAACCTTGCTGCAGTAATTGAAAAAATTACAGAACATGATCATCAGTGTGACAATCATCTATTTGAACTTGAAAAGCTTGTGAAGAAGGAACTGTCTAAGCAAAGAGAAGGCAGAGATGCTCTATTGTGA
- the LOC125567951 gene encoding signal peptide, CUB and EGF-like domain-containing protein 2, translating into MAWIVVAAGCHPGMYFDIFLRRCVNCTRGSFQSQRSETFCFRCPGNKTTLYSGTRDLSQCRETKCGGNLTSMSGVITSPNYPDAYPRFLECTWTIHPRRGRNILLLIPSISLPTTPDCSDYLTMRESSSPYSVFTYYACESFDQPVALVSRSKNLHIKFKSSQNSMAEGFKIFYVTFEERFRNIVKHIVEDGELYANETNRRLLQDETLVRQILDVIVDPSSFEYSVSSNRLHSKIPSGLLKFIENKVYDFFSNVSPYRKKRATQRSTFV; encoded by the exons ATGGCATGGATTGTCGTTGCAGCTGGATGCCATCCTGGTATGTACTTTGACATCTTCCTGCGGAGATGTGTCAATTGCACACGAGGATCCTTCCAGTCTCAACGCTCGGAGACCTTCTGCTTTCGCTGTCCTGGCAACAAGACGACGCTGTACTCTGGCACACGTGACCTGTCTCAGTGTAGAG AAACAAAATGCGGTGGAAACCTGACATCAATGTCAGGCGTCATCACATCCCCAAACTACCCCGACGCCTACCCTCGCTTCCTGGAATGTACCTGGACAATCCATCCGCGAAGAGGGCGCAACATCTTGCTTCTTATTCCAAGTATCTCGCTTCCGACCACGCCCGACTGCTCGGACTATCTGACGATGCGGGAGAGTTCGAGTCCTTACTCTGTGTTTACATATTACGCGTGTGAGTCCTTCGATCAGCCCGTGGCGTTAGTGTCACGCTCCAAGAACCTCCATATCAAGTTTAAGTCGAGCCAGAACAGCATGGCGGAGggattcaaaatattttatgtcACATTTGAAG AGCGTTTCAGGAACATTGTGAAACACATCGTTGAAGACGGGGAGTTGTATGCAAATGAAACAAACAGACGACTGCTTCAG GATGAGACTCTTGTGCGCCAAATTCTGGACGTGATAGTAGACCCATCGAGCTTTGAATATTCAGTCAGCTCCAATCGCTTACACAGCAAGATTCCAAGTGGATTGCTAAAGTTcattgaaaataaagtgtacGACTTTTTCTCGAACGTCAGTCCTTACAGGAAAAAGCGAGCAACACAGAGATCAACTTTCGTCTGA
- the LOC5521580 gene encoding cyclin-J, producing MVEECSSSSLASDIHEVLREKEARIPNFMAASPQLKIRRYLVDWLAVIGEKLGSSHGVVHLAIYYMDFFMDKFIIQESQLHLLALTALLLAAKFDENENQIPDISTLNKFVNNTYQHAEYHQMELLLLEFFNWNIDLPTPVQFLEYYLAKATIDYKESEMTIDYKKTSTYLRKYVYYFLEISFQDHTFLSFSPSLITSSCIAASRICLNLIPSWTNELSKVTNYDWDKIAHCTEIMLRSHEADKKAQQKNKKGMEE from the exons ATGGTAGAAGAATGTTCGTCATCTTCACTAGCTTCAGATATCCACGAGGTTTTGAGAGAGAAAGAAGCTCGCATTCCGAATTTTATGGCGGCTTCGCCTCAGCTTAAGATTCGTCGTTATTTGGTTGATTGGTTGGCTGTGATAGGAGAAAAACTTGGTTCATCTCATGGTGTAGTTCACCTGGCTATTTACTATATGGATTTCTTTATGGATAAGTTCATAATTCAAGAGTCGCAGCTTCACCTCTTGGCGTTGACTGCCTTGTTGCTTGCAG CAAAGTTTGATGAAAACGAGAACCAGATACCAGACATCTCGACTCTCAACAAATTTGTAAATAACACTTACCAGCATGCTGAATACCATCAAATGGAATTGCTCCTATTAGAATTCTTTAATTGGAATATAGACCTACCAACCCCCGTGCAATTTCTGGAATATTACTTGGCTAAGGCAACCATAGATTACAAAGAGTCTGAGATGACAATAGACTATAAAAAGACAAGCACCTACCTACGGAAATATGTCTACTACTTTTTGGAAATATCCTTTCAAG ATCATACATTCCTTTCATTTTCCCCATCCTTGATAACATCGTCTTGTATAGCAGCATCACGCATCTGCCTCAACTTGATCCCATCTTGGACAAACGAGCTGAGCAAAGTGACTAACTATGACTGGGACAAAATTGCACACTGCACAGAGATCATGCTAAG ATCACATGAAGCAGACAAAAAAGCTCAGCAGAAGAATAAGAAAGGGATGGAAGAGTGA
- the LOC5521453 gene encoding uridine 5'-monophosphate synthase isoform X2: MFKMAGENDEALIAQLFEINAFKFGKFTLKSGIDSPVYIDLRVIVSYPDVLQSVSKLMWNVVSDAGLKFDVICGVPYTALPIASCMSVNNNAPMVMRRKEAKSYGTKKLIEGHFEEGSTCLVIEDIVTSGSSVLETVESLTSVKLQVTDTVVLLDRCQGGKDKLDCAGIRLHSLFTLPRVLKVLHAQGKVDDAVVESVREFLEANQFKATSDVTPVPPKGRDLSFLKRLEMSSNPVAKKVFKIMHSKETNLAVSVDLTKSGNILNLVNQVGPHVCIVKTHVDIIEDFTPGFVASLQNLATKHNFLIFEDRKFADIGNTVKHQYSKGIYHISDWAHITNAHPVPGEGVITGLKEIGAPKGNGCLIIAEMSAKGNFANGEYTKAAIEMAKNHQDFVFGFISIGSIVDDPGFVHMTPGVKLIKGGDALGQQYLTPEEVVGKKGSDVIIVGRGIYEAENPASAAIEYKEAAYKAYLQRITNTGLGNHVSMCCSRCK; the protein is encoded by the exons ATGTTCAAAATGGCGGGAGAAAACGATGAAGCTCTGATCGCACAACTGTTCGAAATTAACGCCTTCAAGTTTGGCAAATTTACGCTTAAAAGCGGCATAGACTCCCCAGTGTATATCGACCTTCGTGTCATCGTCTCGTACCCTGATGTCCTTCAGAGCGTTAGTAAGCTGATGTGGAATGTTGTCTCGGATGCCGGTTTAAAGTTCGACGTGATTTGCGGTGTCCCTTACACCGCACTGCCTATCGCTTCATGCATGTCCGTCAATAATAATGCGCCCATGGTGATGAGACGAAAGGAGGCCAAAAGCTATGGAACGAAGAAGCTCATCGAAGGGCATTTTGAAGAAGGGTCAACTTGTCTAGTGATTGAGGATATCGTTACTAGTGGGTCTAGCGTACTGGAGACTGTTGAGTCGCTGACTTCTGTAAAGTTACAAGTCACTGACACTGTGGTTTTACTTGATCGTTGCCAGGGAGGGAAGGATAAGCTGGATTGTGCAGGAATTAGGCTACACTCTTTGTTTACCTTGCCTAGAGTGTTAAAAGTCCTACATGCACAAGGCAAAGTCGATGATGCAGTTGTGGAGAGTGTTAGGGAATTTCTTGAGGCTAACCAGTTTAAAGCTACGTCAGATGTAACTCCAGTGCCACCGAAAGGGAGAGATCTTAGTTTTCTTAAGCGACTTGAGATGAGTAGCAATCCTGTAGCCAAGAAAGTGTTTAAGATAATGCATTCCAAGGAAACAAATCTGGCAGTGTCTGTTGATCTCACTAAAAGTGGCAACATTCTAAACCTTGTCAATCAAGTTGGCCCTCATGTTTGCATAGTCAAGACGCATGTAGACATCATTGAAGATTTCACTCCTGGTTTTGTGGCTTCATTGCAAAATCTAGCTACCAAGCACAACTTTTTGATATTTGAGGACAGAAAGTTTGCAGACATTGGTAACACAGTGAAACATCAGTACAGCAAAGGTATATACCACATTTCTGACTGGGCTCATATCACCAATGCCCACCCTGTTCCTGGAGAAGGAGTCATAACTGGACTTAAAGAAATAGGGGCACCCAAAGGGAACGGGTGTCTGATTATAGCAGAGATGAGTGCAAAGGGAAATTTTGCTAATGGCGAATACACAAAAGCAGCGATTGAGATGGCAAAAAATCACCAAGATTTTGTATTTGGGTTCATCAGTATTGGAAGTATCGTAGATGACCCTGGCTTCGTCCACATGACACCTGGGGTCAAGCTTATCAAGGGGGGTGATGCTTTAGGTCAGCAGTACTTGACACCAGAGGAGGTTGTCGGCAAGAAGGGGAGTGATGTCATAATTGTGGGGCGTGGGATATATGAAGCTGAAAATCCTGCTTCTGCTGCCATTGAGTATAAAGAAGCTGCCTACAAGGCCTACCTACAGAGAATTACCAA CACTGGCTTAGGGAACCATGTTTCCATGTGCTGTTCAAGATGCAAATGA
- the LOC5521453 gene encoding uridine 5'-monophosphate synthase isoform X1, producing the protein MFKMAGENDEALIAQLFEINAFKFGKFTLKSGIDSPVYIDLRVIVSYPDVLQSVSKLMWNVVSDAGLKFDVICGVPYTALPIASCMSVNNNAPMVMRRKEAKSYGTKKLIEGHFEEGSTCLVIEDIVTSGSSVLETVESLTSVKLQVTDTVVLLDRCQGGKDKLDCAGIRLHSLFTLPRVLKVLHAQGKVDDAVVESVREFLEANQFKATSDVTPVPPKGRDLSFLKRLEMSSNPVAKKVFKIMHSKETNLAVSVDLTKSGNILNLVNQVGPHVCIVKTHVDIIEDFTPGFVASLQNLATKHNFLIFEDRKFADIGNTVKHQYSKGIYHISDWAHITNAHPVPGEGVITGLKEIGAPKGNGCLIIAEMSAKGNFANGEYTKAAIEMAKNHQDFVFGFISIGSIVDDPGFVHMTPGVKLIKGGDALGQQYLTPEEVVGKKGSDVIIVGRGIYEAENPASAAIEYKEAAYKAYLQRITKRTQRTRRKAIEAKAWENQKNSTYKIGTQAITAITASTTLA; encoded by the exons ATGTTCAAAATGGCGGGAGAAAACGATGAAGCTCTGATCGCACAACTGTTCGAAATTAACGCCTTCAAGTTTGGCAAATTTACGCTTAAAAGCGGCATAGACTCCCCAGTGTATATCGACCTTCGTGTCATCGTCTCGTACCCTGATGTCCTTCAGAGCGTTAGTAAGCTGATGTGGAATGTTGTCTCGGATGCCGGTTTAAAGTTCGACGTGATTTGCGGTGTCCCTTACACCGCACTGCCTATCGCTTCATGCATGTCCGTCAATAATAATGCGCCCATGGTGATGAGACGAAAGGAGGCCAAAAGCTATGGAACGAAGAAGCTCATCGAAGGGCATTTTGAAGAAGGGTCAACTTGTCTAGTGATTGAGGATATCGTTACTAGTGGGTCTAGCGTACTGGAGACTGTTGAGTCGCTGACTTCTGTAAAGTTACAAGTCACTGACACTGTGGTTTTACTTGATCGTTGCCAGGGAGGGAAGGATAAGCTGGATTGTGCAGGAATTAGGCTACACTCTTTGTTTACCTTGCCTAGAGTGTTAAAAGTCCTACATGCACAAGGCAAAGTCGATGATGCAGTTGTGGAGAGTGTTAGGGAATTTCTTGAGGCTAACCAGTTTAAAGCTACGTCAGATGTAACTCCAGTGCCACCGAAAGGGAGAGATCTTAGTTTTCTTAAGCGACTTGAGATGAGTAGCAATCCTGTAGCCAAGAAAGTGTTTAAGATAATGCATTCCAAGGAAACAAATCTGGCAGTGTCTGTTGATCTCACTAAAAGTGGCAACATTCTAAACCTTGTCAATCAAGTTGGCCCTCATGTTTGCATAGTCAAGACGCATGTAGACATCATTGAAGATTTCACTCCTGGTTTTGTGGCTTCATTGCAAAATCTAGCTACCAAGCACAACTTTTTGATATTTGAGGACAGAAAGTTTGCAGACATTGGTAACACAGTGAAACATCAGTACAGCAAAGGTATATACCACATTTCTGACTGGGCTCATATCACCAATGCCCACCCTGTTCCTGGAGAAGGAGTCATAACTGGACTTAAAGAAATAGGGGCACCCAAAGGGAACGGGTGTCTGATTATAGCAGAGATGAGTGCAAAGGGAAATTTTGCTAATGGCGAATACACAAAAGCAGCGATTGAGATGGCAAAAAATCACCAAGATTTTGTATTTGGGTTCATCAGTATTGGAAGTATCGTAGATGACCCTGGCTTCGTCCACATGACACCTGGGGTCAAGCTTATCAAGGGGGGTGATGCTTTAGGTCAGCAGTACTTGACACCAGAGGAGGTTGTCGGCAAGAAGGGGAGTGATGTCATAATTGTGGGGCGTGGGATATATGAAGCTGAAAATCCTGCTTCTGCTGCCATTGAGTATAAAGAAGCTGCCTACAAGGCCTACCTACAGAGAATTACCAA GAGAACCCAGAGAACAAGGAGAAAAGCTATTGAAGCAAAGGCCTGGGAGAACCAAAAAAACTCAACTTACAAAATTGGAACCCAAGCTATTACTGCTATTACTGCTTCCACTACCTTAGCATGA